Genomic DNA from Gimesia aquarii:
TGTCAGATGGCGAGCAGCCGAACTCGCGGCGGAAGGTGTCAGTGAAATGGCTGTGGCTGGAGAATCCGAGGTCAAGCGCCAGCGCGGTTAGATCACTAGCGCCGGCGGCAAGCTGTTCAAGTGAAGTGCGGAGGCGTAGGCAAATAAGGTAGCGATGGACAGGCATCCCGGTACGTCGCCGAAACACACGTGTGAGATGGAAAGGCGATGCATTCACTGCGCGAGCGACATCGTCGAGAATAACGCGTTCTCCAATACGGCTTGCGACGTAGGATTTAGCCGCCTCGGCCAGATCGATATGATCCGCATCCGTACGCGGTCGATGCCGTTTCTTCGGCAACCCGGTGCGTTGGAATGCAGCGTTGAGCACGTCAGTAATGAGAAGCATTGCTTTCTCATCGACCCAGAGCGAGTCTGGCGGATAGGATTGAACAGACTCAAGGACCGTCACCAGTTCACGATGCTGGTAGAAAGTCCGTGAATCGCATGGGCCTGTGACAAACGGGAACGGCCGATCGGGGTGATCGCTGATCGAGGGATCGAGTTCGTGGATCATGTCGTTGAGAACATGCGGCGAGACCGAAAAGATAGTTCCACGATCACCACAGTCGGCCGGATGGCTTACGCGATAGGTCGATCCTTTTGAGAAGAACGTCGCTTGATTGACATCGCTAGCGACAATACGCTTTCCCACATGTTTGCAGAACACACCGTGGCGCATGAGAACAATTTTGTTATCGCTGGAATGCTCTTCTTCCGCTGGTCCACCTCGACAGGCACTGCAGCGATAGTCGCTCAAGCTGACGATGGAACTGTTGTAGAGTGATTTGTATTCAAGCATACTTCTAACCGCTCATCCTTGACCAACGCTCAGATAGAAAATAACCACAATGATCTTCTACGAAATTCATGTTCCTCTTTCAGATATTTGGGGCCACTAGCTAGGAAGCAATTAGGCGTTCTGAGCCAGCTTCTCAAGCAGCAGTTGGCATTGCTCAGGCGCCGTCGTTTCAGGACCAATTGTTAGGTGAGCAACCGAAGCGTTGGCAGTGGTGAGGCTTGCGACGTAGGATTTGGCCGCCTCGGCCAGGTCAATATGATCCGCATCCGTAAGTGGTCGATGTCGCTTCTTCGACAATCCCTTGCTACAAAATACGTCCATGACACTTTCGATCACGTCCGATTCGTTAAATGATTATTACAATGGCATCACGAGATCCTCCAAAATTGGCTTAAACGCAAGTATACGCCGTATTGACTAATCCGTCAAAAAATGACAATATATTTATCAAGAACCAAATGATACTTTTGTAAGAGGTAATTCTCTTCCACGTCAGCACTAACGACTTCGCATACTCTGACTCTAAGTCGTTACTAACGTCGCCCTCTAGTCACTTAAAAATCTGAGTCACTCGTGCCCGACGGATACCAGAGTGTTGGTCGTCGAAAGAAGTTCGACCTATAATCTTCGTCTATGAACATAAAATCAAATGACCATCGACAAACAAAATCAACAATGAAACTTCGGGCCACTTTGTGGCTTTTATTGTTGATTTCAACGCCTGCTGTCTGTCCAGTGGCCGACGCGTCCCCGCCGATTCGACAGACATCAACATCATGGCAGTTGGATCTTCCCGATCACCCCGTTTCGCGACGTATCAGTCTACGCAGTGAATTCAAGGGTAAGCAAACCTTCGGAACGCTAATCGGTCCTGGATGTATTTGTCGCATCTGGGTAACGGGAAATTTCATCAGTCGAAAGGACATTTTGCGAATTTACTTCGATGGCGAAACAATCCCGTCTGTCGAAGCACCTCTGCCCGATTTTTTTGGCTTAATGCATAACTTGACTCAACCGGGAAAGAACTACCAGATCAATACTCCCTTCCTCTCGGTTAAGCCGAAACTGGGGATGACGTGTTATCTTCCGATGCCCTTTGCCAAGGGGGCACGTATTGAGGTCGAATCACCTGAGGGAAGCATCGTCTACATGATGGTCGATTGGCATGATTATCCAAGTCAGCAACTGAAGGAAAAGATGCGATTTCGTGCCCGTTGGCGACGAGAATCTCCGGTTGCGGATTTTGCAGACGACTTCATAATGCTGGATGCAGCCGGACCGGGAAGGTTAATCGGATTTGTTTACGCCGTCGATATGCTGGAAAGCCGACACAAGATGCGCTGGAGCCATGGTGGAGCAGACAACATCTACATTGATGGTCTTGGCGACCAGCCTTCGTTTCTACGTGGCATTGGCGGTGAAGATACTTTTGGCGCCTCTCATGGAGGCGCCGATTATGTGCCGCAGACATTTCTCTATTCGGACATGCCTTACTACATTCAAAAAGATGCCAAAGGCGACCGGCAAAAACTGGTGGGTTATCGTTTTTTCGCCAAAGACGAAGTTCACTTTAACAAATCGTTACATATCCGCTTTGGTGCACGAGCGCATGACATTTCATCAACTGCGTATTGGTATTCTGAAAAGCCGGTAAGGCCGTATTTCAAGATGCCGCCGATAAAGCAGCGCTTACCGCAGACAAAAATTCTCCGCGGCGAATATGATCTTCCGTTACCTGACTGTGGTTCGTGGTGGTTAGCAGGACCTTTTACGAAGGTAGAATCTCTACCAATGCGTGATGGCAAGTTTGATCCTAAAAGATCGTTTCTTGATCGTGCCTGGAAAAAGCGCGACTCAATCCGGGGATTCGTTGAGTTCAATCACGTTTTGCGTCCCAAGGCGTCCAATGCAAATTCTCCCACGTTAGACGGATGGGCTGTTGCATATTGCAAATTGGAGGCTCAGTCGGAAATGACCGCGGAACTCCGTTTGGCATGGGACGACCATTTGATCCTCAAGCTAAACGACGATCCCTCTGTCGATCTTGGATCACAGCCCTACATTCGTGCAAGAACTCTGAAAGTGAAACTACTAAAAGGGACTAATAAGTTACAGGTCTGGCTGAGCAATCAAGTAGGTGTGACGCGCGGCGCCTGGAACTTTGCGTTTCGTGCTACTGCACCCAATGGCAGGATCATTCTACCCAGGTCTGAGTAAGTAGACCACACTGTCGAATGCAATCAATTTTACAAAGCATTACCCTTTCACGACTTCTGGAATGGGTTCGAATGCGAGTCGTTACAAAGCGTATTTTATAACGGCAGCTTTGCGTAGCGCATACTAACAATCGTTATCCTCTGGTTACCAAAAACGTCGGACCAGAAATCGTTAGAAGTTTGTTTGTTTATCTGTGACGATGTCCGCTATAATAAAAGAACTTAGATGTCATTTATTATCGATCATGCAAAGAACAATCAATGAAATATTTTTATACAATGTTATTCGTGCTTTGTGGTATGTCTGTATGCGATGCGGATGATGTGCTAACGAAGCCCCAGTCTGCTGTCGATTTTGCTCATGAAGTGATGCCTGTGCTACAGAAGCATTGCGCGAAATGCCATACGGGTGACCAGAAAAAGGGCGGCCTGTCGATGAATACGCGGGCCGAACTGCTGGCCGGAGGAGAGTCTGGTAAAGTGGTAGTCCCGGGCGATGCGGCAAAGAGCCATATGATCGAATTGCTTGAATCGTCCGACGATTCCGTCTGGATGCCCCCGGAAGGGCCCCGTGTTTCGGCAAAGGAGATCGCAACTCTGAAAAAATGGGTCGACCAAGGCGCGCCTTGGGACACTGACATTACGATGGGCAAGTCTGCCTGGGAACCGCCGTTGAAACCCCGTCTTGTTACCCTGCCCCCACCACAAAACGGCCGTAACCATCCGATTGATCGGCTGCTGGATGCCGATCTCACTCAGCGAGGACAATCGCCTCCTCAAGCGGTTTCGGACGCCGCCTTTCTTCGTCGTGCCACTCTCGACGCCATTGGTCTGTTGCCGACGCCGGAAGAATTGCAGGCGTTCGTCGCGGACAAATCAAACCATAAACGCGAACAGTGGATTGATCAACTGCTGGCGAACGACATCGCTTATGCCGATCACTGGTTGACGACCTGGAACGACCTTTTACGCAACGATTATACAGGAACCGGCTTTATCACCGGTGGGCGCAAGCAGATCACTCCGTGGCTCTACGCTGCGTTGCGCGAGAACAAGCCTTATGATGTGTTCGTGCGCGAACTGATTTCGCCGACGACCGAATCGGCTGGCTTTATCGACGGGATCAAGTGGCGCGGCGATGTGAACGCAAGCCAGACGCGCGAGATCCAGTTCGCCCAGAATGTCTCGCAGGTTTTTCTTGGTATCAACATGAAGTGCGCCAGTTGCCACGACAGTTTCATTGATCGTTGGACTTTATCGGAGGCCTACAACTTAGCCGCGATTTATTCTGATCATCCCCTTGAACTCAATCACTGCGATAAGCCGACAGGTAAGATGGCCACGCCAAAATGGATCTTCCCCGAGTTGGGAGATGTCAATTCGAAAGCTCCCAAAACTAAACGACTCCAGCAGTTGGCTGTGCTGATGACTCATTCCGACAACGGGCGATTCACCCGGACGCTGGTCAATCGAATTTGGGCGCAGCTCATGGGGCGTGGTATCGTACATCCAGTCGACGCGATGCACACGCGGCCCTGGAATGAAGACTTGTTAGATTATCTTGCGGTGCAGTTTGCGAAGGATGGTTATGATTTGAGGAAGTTCATCCGCTTCATTATGACATCACAGGCTTACCAGTCGCAAGCCGTGATTCTGGAAAAAGAGCCGGGCGAAGATTATGTTTACGCGGGACCCATTGCCAAACGAATGACCGCTGAACAACTACTGGACTCGATCTGGCAGATAACGGGAGGAAATCCTGCCGTCGCGGAAGCCAAGGTGGATCGCTCAGAGAAATCGGAAGTAGAAAATTCGAAGTCCCCATCGGAAATATTAATACCCACACCGATTACCGCTTACTGGATTTGGCACAGCGGCGAAGTGGGCAAGAAATCACTGCTACGAAAGAAGTTTAAGCTCAACGCGGCTTCGACCGGTGCGAAATTGATGGCGACATGTGATAACGCCTTTGTCATGAAAATCAATGGCGCGAAAGTAGCCACCTCTCGAAGCTGGAAGAAGCCGGTCTATCTCGACATCACACAACATCTGCAGGTGGGTGAGAACCTGATTGAAGTCGATGCGGAGATGTTCGGAGGCGCTGCGGGATTTATTTGTCAGATTGCATATTTAGATGGCGTTGATCAAAAAGAAATTACGAGCAACAAATCCTGGGAAGCGCGTTCTCCATCCGGAAAATGGGCCGCGGCAGAAGAACTCAATCTGCACGGCAAGCCCCCCTGGGGCACTGTTCTGGATCCCAAAGTGAATGCAGGTCCGCCGTCTCTTCCTGCTTCCCCTGTTCGAGCGGCTTTAGTAAAGAATAATTTTCTGATGCGCTCGTTGGGTAGACCACATCGTGATCAAGTAGTGACAACCAGGCCTGGCGAGTTGACCACCTTGCAGGCAATTGACCTCTCGAATGGAGATATCCTGGCCGAGTACCTCCAAAATGGTGCAAAACATCTTGTTGGCAAAGACATAAGTAGTGAGGAATTGATCGTTCTGCTTTTTCGATATGCCCTCTCACGTGAACCCTCAACAGCGGAGCGAACCGTTCTAGCTGAAGTTGTCGGAGATGGCCGCGATCCTATCGCTGTTGAAGACCTTCTGTGGATCGTCTTCATGAAACCTGAATTTCAAATGATTCGTTAGTTCAAAGTCGATAATCTTATGATGACACTTGAAGAAAAAATTTCCCGTCGTGACCTGCTCAAAAAACTCAGCGCGGCATCTCTTGGTGCATTGACGATGGGAGCCCCTCGCGCCTGGGCCAATACCGAAGCGGTCAAACAACCGCACGCAAAGGCCGATTCCTGCATTCTCATCTGGCTCGCAGGAGGCATGGCTGCCCCTGACACGTTTGATCCGAAACGCTATCTGCCTTTTGAAAAAGGGCTCGAAGTAGAAAAAATTCTGAGCACATTCCCGGCGATTGATACCGCAGTCGACAATATCAAAATTACAAAAGGCATGGAGCAGATCGCAAAAGTTATGGATCGAGGCACACTGATCCGCTCTGCAGTGCAGCCGGACCTTGGTCACATTCTGCATTCCCGCCACCAGTATCATTGGCACACCGGATATGTTCCGCCTCTCACAGTAGCTGCTCCGCACATCGGGGCCTGGATGGCGAAGGTGCTTGGGCCGAAAAATCCGGTTGTCCCGCCATTCATTAATATTGGCCAGCGGCTTGAAGGCGTTGGGGAAAAGGAAGAGCTCAAAGCCTTCACCACTGCCGGCTTCTTTGGAACGGAATACGGCCCGATGAACCTACCCTACCCGAAAGACGCTGTTCGCTCTGTCCAACCACCAAAGGGGATGGAGCCCGGAAGGTTCGCCAATCGTTACCGGCATTATCGTCAGTTGATCGACAAAAACCCAAACCGTGAATGGATGAGCGATTACCAGCAGGAATCGATGCTGCGTTCGATGGAAGCGGCACATCGTCTGTTACAGTCGAAGGAAAAGCATGCCTTCGACCTGACTCTTGAGCCAAAGGAGTCTCGAGAGATTTACGACACAGGACGGTTTGGACGGGGTTGTCTTCTGGCACGCCGTCTGGTTGAGTCAGGCGCTCGATTTGTCGAAGTGACCACCGAATACATCCCCTTTATCCATTGGGATACGCACGAAAATGGTCACACCACTGTGAAACGTCTCAAGCAGGAGATCGATCGACCGATCGCGCAGCTTGTTCTCGATCTCGAAGTAAAAGGGCTACTTGACCGGACTCTTGTCATCATTGCCAGCGAGTTCAGCCGTGACATGATGATCGAAGGGGTTCCCGGTTCGAATGCGAAAGATCAGTCACGCGCCAAGACCGAGAAACTTGCAGAGATGAAGCACTATGGTTTGCACCGTCATTTCACTGGTGGCACAAGCGTCGCCCTGTTTGGTGGCGGCGTCAAAAAGGGCTTTCTCTACGGTAAGACGGCCGATGAGCGGCCTCTGCTTGCGATCGAAAACCCAGTCTCCGTTGAAGACTTACATGCTACGATCTTCACCGCGATGGGTATTAGTCCGAAAACAGCTTACGACGTCGAGAAACGGCCCTTCTTTGCGACAAAGGACGGACACGGCAAACCAGTGACAGAAATATTCGCCTGAGATGTATCCAATAATAGAATTAAGTAAGCGATGATGAATCGATTCTGTCTTATTTTTCTAAGCCTGTTCAGTATCACGGTGGCGACCGCCGCAGAACCCGTAATTACAGAAGGCAACAAGTCTCTGCCACTGCCGGGTGAGTCCTTCAAGCTCAATGGTCACAACGCCTTTGTTATTCTGCCACCGAATACAGACGCCAACATTCCATGGATTTGGTACGCTCCCACCCTTAGCGGACTACCGGCCAAATCCGAGGTTTGGATGTTCAAACAATTTCTCGCGAAAGGCATTGCCATCGCGGGCATCGACGTTGGCGAATCTTTTGGCAGTCCACAGGGGCGAAAGATCTACACAACCTTCTTTGATTATCTAGTAAAGAAACGCGGCTTTCGCAAGAAGCCATGCCTGCTGGCACGCAGCCGCGGCGGATTGATGCTTTATAGCTGGGCGGTTGAGCATCCGCAATCCGTGAGCGGAATCGCTGGTATTTATCCGGTCTGTAACATTAAGAGTTATCCCGGCATCGCGCGTGCCGCTGGCGCTTATGGGTTAACCCCCACACAATTCAAACTGGAATTGTCAAAACATAATCCAATCGATCGGCTAAAATCACTGGCCAAGGCCAGAGTACCCCTGTTTCATATTCATGGTGATAATGACAAGGTTGTGCCTTTGGAAGCAAACTCCGCAGAACTGGCCAGTCGTTACAAGGACTTTGGTGGTCCCGTTGAAATTGAAGTGGTCGCGGGGCAGGGACACAATATGTGGAAAGGCTGGTTTGAATCCCAAAGACTTACCGACTTCGCGACAGCTTGCGCGCTTGGGCAACCCCTGGAAAAACGTAAAGCGGCAGCCCGCTTAGAGCGCTGATCAACACAGTGACCACATACAACTCGCCGCATCGCTTATGCCACCTCCAGTTCTTTGAGTAAAAAAAGGAATACGAGCAAGGCAAACAAGATTGCGCAAGCTGCGGACGTGGCATGGACTATTAGAAAGGATTGCCAGCCATTCCAAGGCTGAAACCCTTCGCTGACCTTGTGTTTCATGAACGATGTCTGCAGAATCTCAACGATCCAGACACGGCTAATCGTATGAAGCAATCACGAGCAGGCGATCAGTCCAATAAAAGTGACCAGAAGTTGTATCACGATTCTTGAAAAAAATCTTTTCGTTGAGTGTGTATTCATTCACTGGCTTTACTTAACGCGCTTGAATCTTTGATCCGTCCATCCTCCATCTCGATGATTCGGTCTGCAATATCCAGTACTCGGGAATCGTGTGTCACCATGAGAATTGGAACTCCACGCTCTCGTGCGAGTTTCTTCAACAGATCGACGATACTCCTACCAGATTTGCTATCTAATGCGGCAGTTGGTTCGTCTGCCAGGATCAAAGAAGGATTGCCAACTAGCGCACGAGCAATCGCGACGCGTTGTCTTTGCCCCCCGGACAGGCCAGAGGGTTCGTGCCTCATGCGATCGCTTAAGCCAACGACAGCCAAAGCCTCGGCAGACCTGGAAACGATCTCGTTTGACGACACAAGTCCCTGCATTTCCAGCATCAATTCGACATTCTGTGCTGCCGTCAGAAAGGGGAGTAAATTGTGCTGTTGAAAAATGAATCCAATCTGCTTGCGTAGTGAAACCAGTTCTGACTCTGTCGCTTGATGCAACGAATGGTCTAGAACGGTTAACTCTCCCTCCTGAACTTGTCGTAGGCCGCCAATCAGGGTCAATAGTGTCGTTTTGCCGCTGCCACTCGGGCCAGTCAGTAATACGATCTCCCCCGCTTCGACCGAAAAACAGATGTCGAACAAGATTTGCTTTTGCAGTTCTCCATTGCCGAATGAGAAACAGAGGCTGTTTGCAACGATGGGAGTAGGATTCGACATCTAGAACACGTCTGCTGGTTGAGCGGAAGAGAGTTGTCTAATTGCAATCAGGCCTGATAGACCACACATCGATAAAGTCACGACAAACACTGTCACCGCACGATCAATAGTCATGATAATTGGCATTTGGATCGCATCTGTAGCGACCGAATAAATACCGAGAGCCATTAGAAAGCCTGGGACAAACCCAAAAATGGAAAAGATCACGGCTTGGCTGAGGACGATTCGAACCAGAAATGATTGTCGAAATCCCATCGCTTTCAGCGTTGCATAGTGAGGCAGATGGTTTGTGACCTCTGTGTACAGGATTTGGTAAACGACCACAAAACCGATGAAGAACCCAACAGCCGTACCCATACCAAAGATAAAGTCGAGAGGGGCGGTTTCTCTTAAGTAGGTTTCTTCGGCATCGACCAAATCTTGACAAGGCAAAACGCGGGCTTCTTTGCCGAGAAGCTCAGAGAGTGTACTGGCCACAGCCTGAGGGTCCGAATCACTTGTTAATCGGACCAAACCGATATCGATCGAGCCGGGGTTGCGATCAGGAAAAAGCCTGAGGAAATTTGCTGGAGATACATACAAATTGCCGTCCGTATTAATGGACACACCCACGGAAACGGAACCGACGACGTGGACTTCTCGATGATTGACCTCCGTGATCACGTTCCGACTTTTATCAAGTTCGTCAGCAACAGGACCATAGGTGGGTCGGCTTTGCCGGTCAAAACAAATGCGGTCAGCACGCTCAAGTATCTGCTGCATTGACTCGTAGCCGGGTAGATCCATCATTGGTCGGTCTGGATCGATTCCATACACGCTGATCGGAAACTCGATATCACTCCACGGATTGCGAAATACAGCGCGCCCAACATAGAGAGATTGCACCCGCTCGACCTCTGGATGTGCCATCACCCGGTAGAACATACTTCTTGGGACGGAAGAAGGTTGAAAAATTGTTTTCGTCCGCGGGCTGACGACAACGACATCTGCCGTCAGGCGTTTCGCGACCGCGATACTGCTATCGATGGCTCCGCGGCGAATACCCAGTTGCACTAACATCAGCATGACTGCAACAATCACGCCAGCGGAAGCCACGAGTAACTTGGTCTTATTGTGGCTGACTTGCTGCCACCCCACACGAAGACTCGCAGGCAGACGAACCATCAAGGTAGCCCCCTATCAACTGACAGATCTCTTGACCCTTCTGGCTTGATCACCACCTCGACTCTGGCATTCGAAAGCCGCGCGAGCGCCTGTACAATGTCAGGTTCCAAGTCGATGCGCACTTCAACTACGCGGGCATCCACATCGCTCACGGGATCGACAGAGAGAACGTCTTGGCGGCCGACGAGCTGCCCAATTTCAGCAATGGATCCCTTGAACCGTTGATTCATCGAGATGACACTCATTTCAGCGGACATGCCAACAGACAATTTAGCGATATCAGCCTCAAAAATTTCGGCTACGACTTGGAGATGTTCCATGTCTGCCAACTCTAGAATTCCTTGGTCGCCAATCGTCTCGCCCGCATGCGCGTGAAGCTTCAGCACTTTGCCATCAATAGGCGCAAAAACTTGAGTGGCTTCGAGTAAAGCTAATTGGAGTTGCAGTTCAGCTTCCGCTGTCTTTAGCTCGGCTTCTGATAGTGTGATATCGACCGCACGGACATTCTCCATGGCCGCTAATTCACTTGTAAACTGCTGAATGTTTAGGACCGCTTCGTCAAAACGCAGCTGAACCTTTTCAAGTTCATGAACGGTGATCGCCTTGGAATAATCAAGCCGCTTTGAACGTTCCAATTCCTTTCGAAGCGACTCCATCCGCGTGCGTACGAGCTTCAGTTCGGCACGCTTCGCGTCTATAGTCTCAGGCTCTTCGCCGGATTTGATTTTTTGGAGTCTCGCTAGAGCAGTTGCAACGTTTGCTTTCGCTACCGCAACTTCACTAGATCGTTGAGCAAATGTATCAAACGTGGCAAGCAACTGCCCCTTTTGTACGATATCTCCTGTATTAACGTGTAACTCCGTGATGACTGACGAGCGAGAACCACCCCAAGGGGAAATACGCCGAATGCGACTACGCGGTTCAATTCGACCGAGCGCACCAATCCATTTATCCTGTTCCTCGGAAAGAAAACGCGACTTTGCATTACCCGCAACGACACTTCGCAACTCACTCTTGTTTGAGCTAAGTGCAGCGATAGCGATTGTCGCGATAACAACGATTGCGAAGATGATGTTCCAGGACCGGCTTAGCTTCACTTTAGGCCCTCTTTCCGTCGTTTTGTTCGCTGAGTCGATTTTTTGCTCTTGGTCGATTGCTCTTTGCTGTCTTCTCGGGGTGACAGTCCCACGCGGCTTCGGAATTCATTGCCCACACGAGCGAATAGCTCGTCTTTTGGGTCGATTAACCCCAATAGCTGCCAAACCAGAAGACCGTCAATCGCGAGCCAAATCAGCATCTGCTCCAGACCAACAGACTCATCTTCGAGTAAACGATCGCGCAACTCTGTTCCCATTTCGGTAAGGGGGCCGATGCTGGTACTACGATCAGCAGCTAACGTGAGCATTGATAGCATAAATTTGAAAATGATCGATGGGTCAAGCTCCTGTTTCGTAGTTTCCAACTCCGCATCTGAAGGAAACATGCATGAAACAATTCCACGCGCCCAGCGCATTTCCGAATTGGGGTCAGACGCAATTCTGCCCAAGAGCATATGTTGGCCAACTTCTGCAAAATGCTGTAGCGTGCCGTGCATTAACTCTTCTTTTGTACCAAAATGATAAAGCAATCCACCTTTGCTGACTCCGGCTTCTGCAGCTACGGCATCCAAGCTCATCGAAGAGAATCCGTCCCTCGCGGCAACAGCGATTGCTGCTTCACAGATTTTGTTTCGAGATTCGCTAGCTTTGGACATAAATTCTCCTTGGA
This window encodes:
- a CDS encoding TetR/AcrR family transcriptional regulator; translated protein: MSKASESRNKICEAAIAVAARDGFSSMSLDAVAAEAGVSKGGLLYHFGTKEELMHGTLQHFAEVGQHMLLGRIASDPNSEMRWARGIVSCMFPSDAELETTKQELDPSIIFKFMLSMLTLAADRSTSIGPLTEMGTELRDRLLEDESVGLEQMLIWLAIDGLLVWQLLGLIDPKDELFARVGNEFRSRVGLSPREDSKEQSTKSKKSTQRTKRRKEGLK